From Streptobacillus ratti, the proteins below share one genomic window:
- a CDS encoding DUF2087 domain-containing protein: MNEILKEYFEDYVLLRRYLVDFKYLSRDKNGKIYKKVDNK, from the coding sequence ATAAATGAGATATTAAAAGAATATTTTGAAGATTATGTTCTTCTTAGAAGATATTTAGTAGATTTTAAGTACTTGAGTAGAGATAAAAATGGGAAAATCTATAAAAAGGTAGATAATAAATAA